AGATCCCCGATCTCATACGTCACCGTTCTAAGATCCCCTGAGACGATAGCCTCCCGTACCTCCTCAACCTCCTCCTGGATCTTGCGGAACACCGGCTCCTGCTGGCCAGCGGGCCAATCGAATCCCACCTTCGCCGCCCTCTCCTGGATCCTAAGGGCTCTTAAAAGGCCAGGCAACGACCTTGGTATGCCAGCCATGGCGGAATGATCCTTATCCTCCCGCCTCCGTTTCAGAGACTTTATGGCCTCCCAGTTCCGGCTCACCTCCTCCGCGGAGGACACCGAGGTCTTTCCGAAGACGTGGGGATGCCTTTCCACCAGCTTGGCCAACAGGGAATCCACCACATCCCCAAGGTTGAAGTACCCGCCTTCCCTGGCTATCTGAGAGATGAACACCACCTGAAGGAGCAGATCCCCGGCCTCTTCCTTGATCCCCCCAAGGTCACCGGAGTCAATGGCCTCAACCAACTCGAAGGCCTCCTCTATTATATACCGCTTTAAAGAACTCATTGTCTGCTCCCTGTCCCAGGGACAGCCATCGGGGGATCTCAGCTTCTCCATAACGGCCACCAGCT
The window above is part of the Thermanaerothrix sp. genome. Proteins encoded here:
- the mazG gene encoding nucleoside triphosphate pyrophosphohydrolase — protein: MIGDRVNQLVAVMEKLRSPDGCPWDREQTMSSLKRYIIEEAFELVEAIDSGDLGGIKEEAGDLLLQVVFISQIAREGGYFNLGDVVDSLLAKLVERHPHVFGKTSVSSAEEVSRNWEAIKSLKRRREDKDHSAMAGIPRSLPGLLRALRIQERAAKVGFDWPAGQQEPVFRKIQEEVEEVREAIVSGDLRTVTYEIGDLLFAVVNLSRRLGVDPEEAIRATCDKFSRRFRTMEEAVALEGKGLGALSLEELDLLWDDAKAAEGP